ATCTTTGATTTTATCAAAAGTCTTATATTCCGATAAGGCTTCCAGGGCTTTCATTGCTTTGGATGTATCAGGTTTATATTCGCCTATTTTTTTCTCGTTTTTTTCATGTCGATCGATTTCCGCAATGGCTTCTGAAAGATCGGTTTTCATTTGTCTGTTTTCAATCAATTCACGGTATTCACTGACCAGGCTTTTCCAAAGATTGATTGGGATTTGCACAGCAGTTTTTTTGCCTTTTTGATCTGTAATGTATTTCAGGGGGATTGACATGGCTAAATGCTTTGTTTCAAATATAAAATTTTAAAGCCGCATTATGCAATTGCTTTTTTTGCATAATTTGACGAATGAAAATCAATAACTAATCTTAATAATAAGTGAACTGAAACGGTGATTTTCATTGTCATGGTTAAACCAAATATTGGGCTTGATAATTCCATTGATAGGATTTGAATGAAACAAAGGAGGAATATCTGGGTTAAGTCACAACAATCAGGTTTGGATTTAAACCAACCCTTCAACAATTTCGGCAGAAAGCAAGCTAAGCGGCACTCCCGATCCAGGATGTACGGTGCCCCCCGCAAAGTATAGGTCTTTGACTTTTGGTGCAAAATTGGGATGGCGCAAAAATGCGCTGAAAACTCCATTGGAGCTGTTGCCATAGATAGAACCAAAAACATTTCCGTCTCTTTTGGCAAAATCCACAGGGCTGAGGTATTTTTCAAAATCAATCAATGGCTCAATATCCCGATTCAATTGTTTGGAAAGCCTTTGGATAAGCCTGGTTCTACTTTCCTTGATTATTGCTTCCCAATCTTGCCCCGCATCACGTGGCGCATTGAGGTATACAAACCAATTTTCGCAAGCTGCCGGTGCATCTTCTTTTCGTAGTTTGCTGCCAATATGCATATACATTCCGGGTTCTTCAGGCATCTCCAAGCGTTTGAAAATGGCATCGTATTCCGCTTTTTGATCTTTGGGCAAAAACATATTGTGCACGCCCAGTTCCGGAAATTCAGCTTTCATCCCCCACAATGCCAATAAAGGGGCATTCGATTTTTCCCGCTTTAAATACAGCGGTACCTTGTATTTTTCATCCAGCAATTTTTCATAGGTAGAATTGACATCTATGCAGCTCACCACTATATCAGAGCGGTATTCCTGCTCATCGGCTTCTATACCGCAGGCTTTTTTATTAGCGGTGATGATCTGCCGGATATCCGCATTGAATTCAAATTGAACGCCTACTTCATTCGCCAGTTTGTAGAGTGCATTGGCGATTTGCTCAATTCCGCCCACAGGATAATAGGTGCCCAGGTTCATTTCATAATGTGCAATGACATTGAAAGTAGCAGGTGTTTCAAAAGGATTGGAGCCATTGTAACTGGCAAAACTGTTGAAAATCTTTTGCAAATAAGGGCTATTAAAATGCTGCGCATTGGATTTGCTCATGCTTTTAAATGCCTTTATCCTGTGAAAAAGTAAAGTGCCGCGCAGTGCTTCCCAGTTCAGGTAGGTCTTTATTTTGTGCAATGAACTTCTCAGAAAGACCTTTTCCGTGAGGCGGTGTTTTTCCTTTACCGAATTTAAAAACCCGTTGATGTTATTGATGTCCTCGCCCAATTCTACCGCCCAGTTTTGAGCGGTTTTCTGTGGATCTGCCAAGGCAGTGAGTTTTCTGCCATCTTCGAAAAAATAAT
This genomic stretch from Chitinophagales bacterium harbors:
- the crtI gene encoding phytoene desaturase family protein, which codes for MTEKKQKKAIVIGAGLAGLATAIRLRAKGFAVQVFEKNKIPGGKIQRISGQGYHFDIGPSVITMPEYIRELFKISGKNPDEYIQFQKLDPVFNYFFEDGRKLTALADPQKTAQNWAVELGEDINNINGFLNSVKEKHRLTEKVFLRSSLHKIKTYLNWEALRGTLLFHRIKAFKSMSKSNAQHFNSPYLQKIFNSFASYNGSNPFETPATFNVIAHYEMNLGTYYPVGGIEQIANALYKLANEVGVQFEFNADIRQIITANKKACGIEADEQEYRSDIVVSCIDVNSTYEKLLDEKYKVPLYLKREKSNAPLLALWGMKAEFPELGVHNMFLPKDQKAEYDAIFKRLEMPEEPGMYMHIGSKLRKEDAPAACENWFVYLNAPRDAGQDWEAIIKESRTRLIQRLSKQLNRDIEPLIDFEKYLSPVDFAKRDGNVFGSIYGNSSNGVFSAFLRHPNFAPKVKDLYFAGGTVHPGSGVPLSLLSAEIVEGLV